One stretch of Anguilla anguilla isolate fAngAng1 chromosome 5, fAngAng1.pri, whole genome shotgun sequence DNA includes these proteins:
- the LOC118226827 gene encoding fibroblast growth factor-binding protein 1-like, whose translation MQLLQVFMSASISVPHVRTWSLVSLLLLETHTTGEDMVILNHFALLLLLACVAQHFLVIDCQKGQGRTGRRDGRGRESGGEDRQPEKPLADGNGKTQSGKAFLKGKFSTKDKTQCTWLADEEDTVTLGVVCQKGGVGFNCEYSARPATCAPYASNVKQYWKQIARALKKQKNICQDAAALVKAGMCKKAPRDAHFKLRISEAPPPVVQPENTRQSSSDNKSCSDKVDQKKLAEEYCSGSWVTFCNFFFTMVQSEDC comes from the coding sequence GTTTCCTTGCTCCTTTTGGAAACGCACACAACCGGGGAGGACATGGTGATCCTAAACCACTTtgcactgctgctgcttctcgCCTGCGTCGCCCAGCACTTCCTTGTAATTGACTGTCAGAAGGGTCAGGGAAGAACGGGGAGAAGAgatgggagaggaagagaaagtggAGGTGAAGACCGTCAACCAGAGAAGCCTCTGGCCGACGGCAACGGCAAGACTCAAAGCGGAAAGGCTTTCTTGAAGGGGAAGTTCTCTACCAAAGACAAAACTCAATGCACGTGGTTAGCCGACGAAGAGGACACCGTTACCCTTGGCGTTGTCTGCCAGAAAGGCGGGGTTGGTTTCAACTGTGAGTACTCCGCCAGACCTGCTACCTGTGCGCCGTACGCGTCCAACGTCAAGCAGTACTGGAAACAAATCGCTCGCGCGCTAAAGAAGCAGAAGAACATCTGCCAGGACGCCGCGGCGCTGGTCAAAGCTGGCATGTGCAAGAAAGCCCCCAGGGACGCCCATTTCAAACTGAGAATCAGCGAGGCACCACCTCCGGTTGTACAGCCCGAAAACACGAGGCAGTCTTCATCGGACAATAAGTCGTGTTCAGATAAAGTTGATCAAAAGAAACTAGCTGAAGAATACTGCAGTGGCTCCTGGGTCACcttttgtaatttcttttttacaatGGTACAAAGCGAGGACTGCTAA